The Palaemon carinicauda isolate YSFRI2023 chromosome 37, ASM3689809v2, whole genome shotgun sequence genome contains a region encoding:
- the LOC137629330 gene encoding uncharacterized protein: protein MILQAALRTDDITILQAVVRTDDVTILQGAMRTDDKTILQASVRTDDFTILPSNMRTDDVTMLPDPVRADDITILQAAAARTDDVMIDDITILQAAVRTDDITILLQAAVRTDDVTVLQAVVRNDDVTILQAALRSDDVMILQAVVRTNDVKILQASLRPDDIKIIKAAARTDDIAILQAAERTDNVVILQAVVRTDDVTIQQAVVRTDDFTILQGVVRSNVVPEALESGTNEV from the exons ATGATACTTCAGGCTGCTCTGAGAACTGACGACATTACGATACTACAAGCTGTTGTGAGAACCGATGACGTTACGATACTACAAGGTGCTATGAGAACTGATGACAAAACGATACTACAAGCTTCTGTGAGAACTGATGACTTTACAATACTACCAAGTAACATGAGAACTGATGACGTTACGATGCTACCAGATCCTGTGAGAGCTGATGACATCACGATACTACAAGCTGCT GCTGCGAGAACTGATGATGTTATGATTGATGACATTACGATACTACAAGCTGCTGTGAGAACTGATGACATTACGATACTACTACAAGCTGCTGTGAGAACTGATGACGTTACAGTACTACAAGCTGTTGTAAGAAATGATGACGTCACGATACTACAAGCTGCTTTGAGATCTGATGACGTTATGATACTACAAGCTGTTGTGAGGACTAATGACGTTAAGATACTACAAGCTTCTTTGAGACCTGATGACATTAAGATAATAAAAGCTGCTGCGAGAACTGATGACATTGCGATACTACAAGCTGCTGAGAGAACTGACAATGTTGTGATACTACAAGCTGTTGTGAGGACTGATGACGTTACGATACAACAAGCTGTTGTGAGAACTGATGACTTTACGATACTACAAGGTGTTGTGAGAAGTAATGTCGTTCCAGAGGCGCTGGAGTCGGGTACCAACGAAGTTTGA